ACCAGTTACTGTTTATGTTGGAGAAGATTCTCAAAGACCACTCAGTGAACGTGTTGCTAAGTTTTTACCAGAGATTTGTGGTAATTACACTATTATCGATGCTAAAGATTATGACCTCCCTGGTTTTTCAGAGAAATATCGTGGGACCCTGTCACCATTTGTTTTCCATGCAATTAATAATCGGATTGATGTCCACATTGAACACATTAACCGGCACCCAATGGACATTAGACGCTATTATCGTGCGTTAGACTATTAGGAGCGGAAAATACTAATGGTTGGAGTTTTAATTTGTACACATGGCAGTGCTGGACAGGAATTGCTGAAATCAGCAGAAATGATTTGTGGCCAGCAAGAAAATTGCCAAACAGTCAAGTTTACAGACGGTGAGTCGCTTGATCAACTAGAGCAAGAATTGGAGCAAAAAATCACTGCTCTTTCTGGCAAAGTTATTTGCTTAACTGACTTAAAAGGTGGAACACCATTTAATACGTTAGTTCGAATACTGGAAAAAAATCCGGCAATTGAAATTGTTACCGGAGTTAATATCCCAATGCTGTTAGAATTATTGCTTAATCGTGACCAATTCCCGCTTGATGACCTGATAAAAATGATTCTAGAAGCCGGTAAAAGCGGTATTTATCATTTTCAGCCTACACCGGCTAAGGATGAAGATGAGGAATTTTAACTAAAGAATAAGGTAGATTGATACGACCCCGAAGTTAAGGTGAATTTGGGGGTCGTATTTTGATGGCTAAATTATCTAAGCAAGACATGGTTTGGGAAATTGTTACAAGATATTGTGTTTAAGCAAATTTTAGCAATTACAGGCAAATGCTGAAAAAGCGATTTTATCATCAAGTTCATTTAGTTGGCAGCAAATAATAGCAAAGAAAAATGCGTCCCTTAAGGATTATTTTTATCCTTAGAGATGCATTTTTTATAACACTAAATGTGCAAAATTTTTACTTTAGATATTTATCAAACCAGTTCAACGTTTCTTCTAATCTCTTAATCCGTCTGTTAGGAGCACCTTTCCTTGATAAGTCATGATTAGAACCTTGAAAGACTACTAATTTAGTTGGGACATTACGTAATTTCAATGCTTGGAACATTTGATAAGCATCAGGAATTGGACAGCGAAAATCATGATCTGAATGTAAGAATAACGTAGGAGTAGTCACATTATTGACATAGCGAAGAGGTGAGTGGAACCAAAGCTTATCAATATCGTCAGAATGTAAATCATCTGTGGCCATTTGATCGTTTACGAATTCAGGACCAATATCTGAAATGTACATTGCTGTCCAAGAAGCAATGCTGCGCATGCTAACGGCAGCACTAAAGCGATGAGTATGACCAATAACCCAATTAGTCATAAAACCACCATAACTTCCGCCTGCTAATCCAAGCTTTTCTTCGTTTATCTCTGGAACTTGCTTTAAGACTTCATCGGTAAATAACATTAAATCATCATAGTCCACAGTGCCATATTTACCGCGCACGTCACCATATTCATCTCCCCAACCTTCAGAACCGATGATATTGGTAAAGAAGACAAAATAACCAGCACTAGCCAGCATTTGCATTTCGTGGAAAAAGCCATCGCCATAAGTAGCGCGGGGTCCACCATGAACTTCTAGAATTGCCGGATATTTGTTGCCTTCTTGGTAATTCAGTGGATAGAGTACCCAGCCATAACGCCAATCACCATTATGATCCTTATAATCAATTTGCTTTGGCTCGGCAAGATATCTGTCTTTCAAAAATTCGTTAAAATGACTAAGTTGTTTGACCTGTCCATCTTTTTCAAACTGGTAGAGTTGCTGCGGACTTTGTGGACTATTTGCGATAAATTGTAAATGATCGCCTTGAAAGGCTAGGGAAGTAATTGAGCCATCCCACTTGCCAACTAGTTCTGTTTTTTCACCGTCAAACGTATAAATTTCATTATGAGTCGCAATTGTAGCAACAAAATAAAGTTTGTTATCGTGGACAAAAGTGGTTTTGCCTGGTACTACTTCCATGTCATGGATGACAATATTGGATAAGTTATGATCCCATTCTTGCACGAGCTGCATTTCATGAGTATCTTTAAGCAAATGATAAAAATTAGGGTTCTCTTCAATGCCATATTTTTTATTATCGGTGGCTGCTAGATATAATTCATCATTTAATAACGCCACTGTACTTATAGACCAAGTTTCAGGCTTAAGCAATTCTTGCAGCTTTTTTTCAGTAAAATCATATTCATAGAGACCTTTTTGAAATGGTTGATGATTTTGATATTGCGCACCGCTTAAGAACAGGTGGCCATCTTGGTACCAAAAATTGCTGATTTCAAAATCTTTTGGTACTAATGAGTGCAACTCTTTGCTTTTTAAATCAAAAATAAAAAGTTGATGTCGTTTACCATTTACATTCCCCTCAGCGTTGGTCCAATAAGGTACTTCAGTTACTTCGTGCCAGGGTAAAGCACCATCAGTTTCTGTTAAAAATGTCGTACCTGATAAGAGTAATTGCTTTTCTTGTATTACTTCTTGAACTGCCAAACTTCGCTTTTCAAATTCATGAACCAAGGTCAAATCTCGGGTATCAGTGCTTAATTTAAATAATTGCGTCTTTTGCTTATCATTTACCGTTGTAAAATACACGTTCGGTTCTTGATCAAAGACAAAAGCCGGATAAGTGTCGGTAGTTAAAATAGTAGATAAGCCGTCTTTACCATTTTGCTTAACAAGTGACCACTGATATTTATCCAAATCATCAAAATTAGGATCAGCAGTTTGGAAAATACTATTATTGCCTTGTGTCTTCAAACCTCCTGCATTTGTTAAGTTTAATAAGTCTTTTGCTGTTAATCCTTGCATGTTAGACCTCCATTTTAGTTAAAAAGCAAGATTAATAATTTATTAAATTCTAATTTTGGAAGTTTGATTTGTCAATTTTATTTTTAAATAATGTTTAGTAATGTCAGCGTACTATTTCAAATTCGGTTTACTAGTAGAAAAGTTACGTTAAAGGTAATTAGGTGTAATTTTACGTATCATATTGTGAAAAACTACCATTCTTGGCTTGCCCTAAAGAAAAAGCTGATTTTTCCCAGAATTTTTTGCTATTTGTTCTATTTTAGGGAAATCGTGCTATTATATTCGCATAAGAATATTTTTTATTTGAGTTGTTTGAGGCAAAAAAATGAGTCTAATTAATCCAGTAATTGATCGTGTTGTTTGTATTGCCGTCATTGTTTTGGGTGTAATCGAATTAATTTACAGTGTTAAATACGCCAAAACAATCTTTACTAAGGGAACTAACAATGCATTTTCATTGATTGCAGTTGTATTTGCCTTTTTCTTTGGCTTTGCCCTTTTGGGAACAGGAGTGTCAGGCTTTTTTCAATTATTTTTCTAAAATAACCGTAGCTACTAAAAATTCATTTATTTTTCATTGTAATTTATGTTAAAGCTAAAAGAAAGTGCTATCATAAACGTTAGGAAGACTATAATTTTTTACGATTGTGAGGTATAAAGATGTTATTGACTGAAAATTTATCCACGCTACTTAAAGGAAATTACGTTGTGATGATAGCAGGAATTATTCTTTTGGTTTTAGGTGTCGTTGAACTATTGTTAAGTATTAAAAATATGAGAAATCTTAAGAAACCGAAGGGGCAAGTTGGGTTTGCACCAATTTCGATGGTAGCTGCTTTATTCATCGGTGTTTTCTTAGTTCTTGTTGGACTTATGTTTTTAGTTGCCAGTTTATAAGTTTAAAGGCCAATTTGAGACGCAATTTACTTTTAAAATAAAAGACGGAAAATATTTTAAATAATCTTTAGTTTTAAATCGAAAGCGCTAACTTAAAAGTGCTATAATAGAATAAATCTTATGGATACATTTAGGAGGAACATACTATTATGGCAGAACAAACAATTATGTTAAATTGTAGCGCTGGAATGAGTACTTCATTGTTAGTAACGAAAATGCAGCAAGCAGCGAAGGACCAGGGCATTGATGCTAATATCTTTGCTTGTCCAGCTTCTGAGGCACAACAACATATTGAACAGGATCATCCAGATTGCGTTTTGCTTGGACCACAAGTTCGTTATATGGAAAGTGACTTTAAGAACAAGGTCAAGGGCCAAGGTAAAGACGGCAAGGATATTCCACTTGCTGTAATCGATATGCGTGCATATGGCATGATGGACGGTGTTCAGGTTTTGAAACAAGCTGAAGACTTAATTAACGGTTAACATAGGGGATAATAATGGCAGAAAACAAAACTACTGAACAAGAAGAACAAGCAACTTTAGAATCAGCTATGGGCTTAATTGCCAATGGTGGTAATGCTAAGAGTTTAGCTTTTGAAGCAATTCGGTTAGCTAAAAAGGGTGACATCGATGGTGCCCGGGCTAAGTTGAAAGAATCTGACGACTCATTAACTGAAGCACATAATTCGCAAACCGGAATGCTTACTAAAGAAGCTCAAGGTGAACATACTAAAGTTACTTTGTTAGTAGTTCACTCACAAGATCATTTAATGAATGCAATTACTTTTAGAGATTTAGCAGGCGAAATGGTCGATTTATATGAAAAATTATACGAAACTGGTACTTTAAAGAAATAAGCAATCAGTTACGCGATAATGATCGAAACAAAAAAACGAAGTTGTTACTAACTTCGTTTTTTTGTTAGTCTTAATTAGCTCTAATTTAAGCTAAATCTGCACCATTTGAATTGATGACTTTCTTGTACCAGTCGAATGAGTCCTTGCGTGAACGTTTCAATGTTCCTTCACCAGCATCATTTTTATCAACATAGATAAAACCATAC
This genomic window from Lactobacillus panisapium contains:
- a CDS encoding PTS sugar transporter subunit IIB, yielding MAEQTIMLNCSAGMSTSLLVTKMQQAAKDQGIDANIFACPASEAQQHIEQDHPDCVLLGPQVRYMESDFKNKVKGQGKDGKDIPLAVIDMRAYGMMDGVQVLKQAEDLING
- a CDS encoding PTS lactose/cellobiose transporter subunit IIA is translated as MAENKTTEQEEQATLESAMGLIANGGNAKSLAFEAIRLAKKGDIDGARAKLKESDDSLTEAHNSQTGMLTKEAQGEHTKVTLLVVHSQDHLMNAITFRDLAGEMVDLYEKLYETGTLKK
- a CDS encoding PTS sugar transporter subunit IIA is translated as MVGVLICTHGSAGQELLKSAEMICGQQENCQTVKFTDGESLDQLEQELEQKITALSGKVICLTDLKGGTPFNTLVRILEKNPAIEIVTGVNIPMLLELLLNRDQFPLDDLIKMILEAGKSGIYHFQPTPAKDEDEEF
- a CDS encoding alpha/beta hydrolase family protein gives rise to the protein MQGLTAKDLLNLTNAGGLKTQGNNSIFQTADPNFDDLDKYQWSLVKQNGKDGLSTILTTDTYPAFVFDQEPNVYFTTVNDKQKTQLFKLSTDTRDLTLVHEFEKRSLAVQEVIQEKQLLLSGTTFLTETDGALPWHEVTEVPYWTNAEGNVNGKRHQLFIFDLKSKELHSLVPKDFEISNFWYQDGHLFLSGAQYQNHQPFQKGLYEYDFTEKKLQELLKPETWSISTVALLNDELYLAATDNKKYGIEENPNFYHLLKDTHEMQLVQEWDHNLSNIVIHDMEVVPGKTTFVHDNKLYFVATIATHNEIYTFDGEKTELVGKWDGSITSLAFQGDHLQFIANSPQSPQQLYQFEKDGQVKQLSHFNEFLKDRYLAEPKQIDYKDHNGDWRYGWVLYPLNYQEGNKYPAILEVHGGPRATYGDGFFHEMQMLASAGYFVFFTNIIGSEGWGDEYGDVRGKYGTVDYDDLMLFTDEVLKQVPEINEEKLGLAGGSYGGFMTNWVIGHTHRFSAAVSMRSIASWTAMYISDIGPEFVNDQMATDDLHSDDIDKLWFHSPLRYVNNVTTPTLFLHSDHDFRCPIPDAYQMFQALKLRNVPTKLVVFQGSNHDLSRKGAPNRRIKRLEETLNWFDKYLK